From Patescibacteria group bacterium, one genomic window encodes:
- a CDS encoding class I SAM-dependent methyltransferase codes for MNLELAQNILKKVKDDYDFGSECFARRANPWESIFELIKKQVGAGKKVLDVGCGDGRYFEALDGMGVEYTGVDSCEELIEKAKDKFQNSNYSKLFQIKSKVKNPNNYQLSIINYQVADILDLPFGDGKFSTKGGPALGWDVVLCIAVLHHIPSRELQLKALEEMHRVLKPGGKLIMTNWHLLREAYKPRRIAILLNCYIVKLLYCFIVSLFHCSIVKNKRCLGFKDLLIPWGITGSKIKRYYYAFSLAELRRLVKKSGFNITDKYYIDRKKKSSFWESFWGRGNIVVVAEK; via the coding sequence ATGAATCTAGAATTGGCACAAAATATTTTAAAGAAGGTGAAGGATGATTATGATTTTGGCAGTGAATGTTTTGCAAGAAGAGCTAATCCTTGGGAGAGTATTTTTGAATTAATAAAGAAGCAGGTTGGCGCTGGAAAAAAAGTTTTGGATGTGGGATGCGGAGACGGGAGGTATTTTGAAGCGTTGGATGGCATGGGGGTGGAATATACTGGAGTAGATAGTTGTGAGGAGTTGATTGAGAAAGCAAAAGATAAATTTCAAAATTCAAATTATTCTAAATTATTCCAAATCAAATCCAAAGTCAAAAATCCAAACAATTATCAATTATCAATTATCAATTATCAGGTTGCTGATATTTTGGATTTACCATTTGGGGATGGGAAATTTTCCACCAAAGGCGGACCAGCCTTGGGCTGGGATGTTGTTTTATGTATTGCGGTTTTACATCATATACCATCGCGGGAGCTGCAATTGAAAGCGCTGGAAGAGATGCATCGGGTATTAAAGCCGGGTGGGAAGTTGATTATGACGAATTGGCATTTACTGCGGGAGGCATATAAACCTCGGCGTATTGCTATATTGTTAAATTGCTATATTGTTAAATTGTTATATTGTTTCATTGTTTCATTGTTTCATTGTTCGATTGTTAAGAACAAAAGGTGCTTGGGTTTTAAAGATTTGCTGATTCCTTGGGGGATTACTGGAAGCAAAATCAAACGCTACTACTATGCTTTTAGTTTAGCGGAGTTAAGGCGGCTCGTCAAAAAATCAGGATTTAATATAACCGATAAATATTACATTGATAGGAAGAAAAAATCAAGTTTTTGGGAGTCTTTTTGGGGGCGGGGAAATATTGTTGTGGTGGCGGAAAAGTGA
- a CDS encoding CCA tRNA nucleotidyltransferase, translating to MSKEKLNPVESELKETNEFQMEYLPLNDVEKKAMEVVEALQNSGHKAYFAGGWVRDFLMNKRGHDIDIATSAPPDEVEKIFKSIADKIDATGKNFLVIRARMGDEEFEIATFRKDLGYSDGRRPDGVEIVDDRGDAERRDFTINGMFFDPVSQKLIDYVGGYKDLKDKIVRFIGKAGDRINEDKLRILRAVRFENRLGFSLDKSAKEGIKERAVEVRRLAPERVQEEFSKMLLKKSRAEAIRDLSELKILEHIIPEIETLKGLKQPEEFHEEGDVWEHTLKVLEVLDEDSSLELAWAALLHDIGKPETQTMPQEKADRIRFNGHAKLGADKARIIMRGLRFSTKQVDAVSWAIEHHINIKDVVNMRKGRQRRLLQDPRFELLLRLYKADCEGSSPVRLETYEKIRGLWDDEQKIPQEQKKPLLNGREIMDILGIQPSKTGGGKIIGEIKNALYEAQLEGVVIIKEEANEFVKNYKING from the coding sequence ATGAGCAAAGAAAAATTGAACCCGGTTGAGTCGGAACTTAAGGAAACAAACGAGTTTCAAATGGAATACCTTCCTCTTAATGATGTTGAAAAGAAGGCTATGGAGGTTGTTGAAGCTTTGCAAAATAGCGGACACAAAGCCTATTTTGCCGGCGGCTGGGTGCGGGATTTTTTAATGAACAAGCGCGGTCATGACATTGATATTGCCACCTCTGCTCCGCCTGATGAAGTTGAGAAAATTTTTAAATCCATTGCTGATAAAATTGACGCAACAGGTAAGAATTTTTTAGTTATAAGAGCAAGGATGGGAGATGAAGAATTTGAGATAGCGACCTTTAGAAAAGATTTGGGCTATTCTGACGGTAGGAGACCCGACGGGGTAGAGATAGTTGATGATAGAGGAGATGCTGAACGGAGAGATTTCACTATTAATGGCATGTTTTTTGATCCAGTAAGTCAGAAATTAATAGATTATGTTGGTGGTTATAAAGATCTAAAGGATAAAATTGTTAGATTTATTGGCAAGGCCGGAGATAGAATTAATGAAGATAAGCTTCGTATATTGCGGGCAGTGCGTTTTGAGAATCGTTTGGGTTTTAGCTTGGATAAGTCGGCTAAAGAAGGGATAAAAGAAAGAGCCGTTGAGGTGAGAAGATTGGCGCCGGAAAGAGTACAGGAGGAATTTAGTAAAATGTTGTTAAAAAAATCAAGAGCAGAAGCAATAAGAGATTTATCTGAATTAAAAATTTTAGAACATATTATTCCAGAAATTGAGACATTAAAAGGATTAAAACAGCCAGAGGAGTTTCACGAAGAGGGCGATGTTTGGGAGCACACATTAAAGGTTCTGGAAGTATTAGATGAAGATTCTTCTTTGGAATTAGCTTGGGCGGCTTTGTTACACGATATTGGAAAACCCGAGACCCAGACAATGCCCCAAGAGAAAGCTGATAGAATCAGGTTTAACGGACATGCAAAATTAGGAGCAGATAAGGCTAGAATAATAATGAGAGGATTAAGATTTTCAACCAAACAAGTAGATGCTGTTTCCTGGGCAATAGAACATCACATTAATATCAAGGATGTTGTTAATATGAGGAAGGGCAGACAAAGAAGACTTTTACAAGATCCGCGGTTTGAGCTGTTGCTTCGATTATATAAAGCTGATTGCGAAGGCAGCTCACCAGTGAGACTAGAAACCTATGAAAAGATTCGTGGACTTTGGGACGATGAGCAGAAAATTCCCCAAGAACAAAAAAAGCCATTATTAAATGGCCGGGAGATAATGGATATCTTGGGTATTCAGCCAAGCAAAACTGGCGGCGGAAAAATTATTGGTGAGATAAAAAATGCGCTTTATGAGGCGCAATTGGAAGGGGTGGTTATTATTAAAGAAGAGGCTAATGAATTTGTGAAAAATTATAAAATAAATGGCTAA